In Eublepharis macularius isolate TG4126 chromosome 4, MPM_Emac_v1.0, whole genome shotgun sequence, the following are encoded in one genomic region:
- the MILR1 gene encoding allergin-1 isoform X1 yields MLTFIFIGCILTAHFQPLLPDKEEDEPDENGSEPVSSPEIYSMSTEVSVGENVTLSCLSRTGSLPITYTLYKGRSKVLLPATKNKTGEAAEFHFPIHSSHELGVYKCKAKNNFSNDKYSPGFNFTMKGERENKNLVVFIVLPLLLLLVAFVVAIPLLILPWCKARKLVKDISPTVYALASYPSSEHNVTYAAIAHEKDQEEYVNMEFETKKEKSRKGKSLLCSVIETKPEHMTHMMILGEQSYPTTLSGTRQ; encoded by the exons ATGCTTACATTTATATTTATTGGGTGCATCCTGACAGCACACT TTCAGCCATTGCTACCAGATAAAGAAGAGGACGAGCCTGATGAAAATG GCTCAGAGCCTGTGTCGTCTCCTGAGATCTACAGTATGTCAACAGAAGTCAGCGTAGGTGAGAACGTGACACTGTCTTGCCTCTCAAGGACTGGTTCTCTACCCATTACGTATACGTTATACAAAGGAAGAAGCAAAGTACTACTTCCTGCGACAAAAAACAAGACGGGAGAAGCAGCTGAGTTTCACTTTCCTATTCATTCCAGCCATGAACTGGGCGTATATAAATGCAAAGCCAAAAATAATTTTAGCAACGATAAATACAGTCCCGGTTTCAACTTTACAATGAAAG gagagagagaaaacaaaaatttaGTTGTGTTCATTGTACTGCCTCTACTATTGCTGCTGGTTGCATTCGTTGTAGCAATTCCATTGCTTATCCTTCCCTGGTGTAAAGCAA GAAAACTGGTAAAAGACATCTCACCTACGGTTTATGCTCTAGCAAGTTACCCAAGCTCAGAACACAATGTCACTTATGCTGCGATTG CACATGAAAAAGACCAGGAAGAATATGTCAACATGGAATTTGAgaccaaaaaggaaaaaagcagaaaaggtAAAAGTCTATTGTGTTCTGTAATTGAAACAAAACCAGAACATATGACGCATATGATGATTTTAGGAGAACAGTCCTATCCAACAACGTTGAGTGGCACAAGGCAGTGA
- the MILR1 gene encoding allergin-1 isoform X2: MLTFIFIGCILTAHFQPLLPDKEEDEPDENGSEPVSSPEIYSMSTEVSVGENVTLSCLSRTGSLPITYTLYKGRSKVLLPATKNKTGEAAEFHFPIHSSHELGVYKCKAKNNFSNDKYSPGFNFTMKAGERENKNLVVFIVLPLLLLLVAFVVAIPLLILPWCKARKLVKDISPTVYALASYPSSEHNVTYAAIAHEKDQEEYVNMEFETKKEKSRKVSFRDATTVVYSEIFRR; the protein is encoded by the exons ATGCTTACATTTATATTTATTGGGTGCATCCTGACAGCACACT TTCAGCCATTGCTACCAGATAAAGAAGAGGACGAGCCTGATGAAAATG GCTCAGAGCCTGTGTCGTCTCCTGAGATCTACAGTATGTCAACAGAAGTCAGCGTAGGTGAGAACGTGACACTGTCTTGCCTCTCAAGGACTGGTTCTCTACCCATTACGTATACGTTATACAAAGGAAGAAGCAAAGTACTACTTCCTGCGACAAAAAACAAGACGGGAGAAGCAGCTGAGTTTCACTTTCCTATTCATTCCAGCCATGAACTGGGCGTATATAAATGCAAAGCCAAAAATAATTTTAGCAACGATAAATACAGTCCCGGTTTCAACTTTACAATGAAAG caggagagagagaaaacaaaaatttaGTTGTGTTCATTGTACTGCCTCTACTATTGCTGCTGGTTGCATTCGTTGTAGCAATTCCATTGCTTATCCTTCCCTGGTGTAAAGCAA GAAAACTGGTAAAAGACATCTCACCTACGGTTTATGCTCTAGCAAGTTACCCAAGCTCAGAACACAATGTCACTTATGCTGCGATTG CACATGAAAAAGACCAGGAAGAATATGTCAACATGGAATTTGAgaccaaaaaggaaaaaagcagaaaag